A single genomic interval of Anopheles darlingi chromosome X, idAnoDarlMG_H_01, whole genome shotgun sequence harbors:
- the LOC125959504 gene encoding uncharacterized protein LOC125959504: MVFSPLLPNVAGLPYADDFPYHAYRPPTSGPSAEQKMLLRISDSTSSIKGSGIESASNTRDNRKDEAFGEAGSINSAKDAVRFHQLDNYLDGHRLLDASKGSAVDKMKHLSGENFETDKSHNRKYIKSGFSNTYHKDENGSKSSYYEDSDDRGGKQVYDNRHNFRNDHLDKLYNQEHRKDYLRDNYDNKRAESDFQGTHNIHRAAALNRGNTYGYRDGYMQGDHNDQRRGTTRSYGTYDYYPHATYQPYQRQSYYYEPRPSFPLTPLQSVPITIYDDLREFKPYVASNYYRTQQYMIPREDTRSGDYLEDFGERRRLVYKDNSPPPLPLSSMPYGYRRY, from the exons ATGGTGTTTTCGCCATTATTACCCAACGTCGCTGGCTTGCCATATGCTGACGATTTTCCTTACCATGCCTACCGACCACCTACATCGGGCCCTAGTGCTGAGCAGAAGATGCTGCTAAGAATCTCAGACTCTACTTCGTCTATCAAAGGTAGTGGTATCGAAAGTGCTAGCAATACGCGTGACAATCGCAAGGATGAGGCGTTTGGCGAAGCAGGCAGTATCAATTCAGCAAAGGATGCCGTCCGCTTCCATCAACTTGACAATTATTTAGATGGACATAGATTGCTCGACGCAAGTAAGGGCTCGGCCGTCGATAAAATGAAGCACCTATCCGGTGAGAACTTCGAAACAGACAAATCACATAACCGGAAGTACATCAAATCCGGTTTCTCTAATACGTACCACAAAGATGAAAATGGTAGTAAAAGTTCATACTATGAGGATTCGGATGATAGAGGCGGCAAGCAGGTGTACGATAACCGACACAATTTTAGAAACGATCATCTAGATAAGCTCTATAACCAAGAACACCGTAAAGATTACCTGCGTGATAATTATGATAATAAGCGGGCTGAAAGCGATTTTCAAGGTACCCACAATATTCATAGAGCTGCGGCTCTTAATCGTG GCAACACGTACGGTTATCGAGATGGATACATGCAAGGCGATCATAATGATCAACGCCGTGGTACCACGAGGTCTTACGGTACCTACGATTACTATCCACACGCAACTTACCAACCCTATCAACGACAATCTTATTACTATGAGCCTCGACCTTCGTTTCCATTGACTCCGCTCCAGTCGGTGCCGATTACAATCTACGATGATTTACGTGAATTCAAACCGTACGTGGCGTCGAATTATTATCGTACGCAACAATACATGATACCCCGTGAGGATACACGTTCCGGTGATTATCTGGAGGATTTCGGCGAACGACGCCGACTCGTATACAAGGAtaattcaccaccaccgctaccactgTCCTCTATGCCATATGGCTACCGGAGATACTAA
- the LOC125950830 gene encoding UV excision repair protein RAD23 homolog A, which translates to MKITLKTLKQQTFHVEVDVEKDTVRMLKEKIFSESGQAYPVERQWLIYLGKVMEDSHPLSQYNLDDKKFVVVMNKKSTVCTNDAETAGVSSSKRSDTDLITVVNENEKLDKKEPESNDAVAKPKDVANEVSSPNKSTASTSVSASAPSPNQQKTETDQPHPQSTGERPATGDEPNRENMSREWMENVRRISEMGYPEVSVIVALEICSNNREAAVEYLMDNAADMAVDLLEQQSAETPAASVPGIGVSGLQAPDMAVAAGGARNERPLAFLRGNPVFFEMKRLLQEDPSLLPYLMQRIQYSNPNLMRIISENQEEFLAMINENSELAPDNREAQELESIAAAMVNSLTPSDMDAIDRLKALGYPEHLVIQAYIACERDEYKAAEFLVSQNLEDED; encoded by the exons ATGAAGATAACTCTGAAAACTCTTAAGCAACAGACGTTCCACGTTGAGGTGGATGTCGAGAAGGATACCGTAAGAATGTTGAAGGAAAAAATTTTCAGCGAAAGCGGTCAAGCTTATCCAGTAGAACGCCAGTGGTTGATCTATCTTGGCAAAGTCATGGAAGACTCACATCCTCTCAGCCAGTACAATCTGGACGACAAAAAGTTCGTCGTAGTTATGAACAAAAAGTCAACAGTTTGCACTAACGACGCAGAGACAGCCGGAGTTAGTTCGAGCAAACGATCTGACACAGATCTGATTACAGTAgtcaacgaaaacgaaaagctTGATAAAAAAGAGCCTGAGTCGAATGATGCTGTGGCTAAACCGAAAGACGTAGCTAATGAGGTCTCCAGTCCAAATAAATCAACAGCTTCTACCTCTGTCTCTGCCTCTGCGCCCAGCCCTAatcaacagaaaacagaaacagatcaACCCCATCCCCAATCAACCGGCGAAAGGCCAGCTACAGGCGATGAACCCAACCGCGAAAATATGTCCCGCGAGTGGATGGAAAATGTCCGAAGGATATCAG AGATGGGATACCCGGAAGTTAGCGTTATTGTCGCGCTAGAAATATGCAGCAACAATCGAGAGGCTGCGGTCGAGTATCTGATGGATAATGCAGCCGACATGGCAGTTGATTTGCTTGAACAGCAATCCGCAGAAACCCCAGCCGCCAGTGTACCAGGGATAGGTGTTTCCGGATTGCAGGCACCTGATATGGCAGTCGCTGCTGGAGGTGCGCGGAACGAGAGACCACTCGCTTTCCTGCGCGGAAATCCAGTCTTTTTCGAAATGAAACGCCTACTACAGGAAGACCCGAGTCTGCTACCGTATCTGATGCAGCGAATTCAGTACAGTAACCCTAACCTAATGCGCATCATCAGTGAAAATCAGGAAGAGTTTCTCGCAATGATCAACGAAAATTCTGAGTTGGCCCCGGATAACAGAGAAGCACAGGAATTGGAGAGCATTGCCGCTGCCATGGTGAACAGTCTGACTCCCTCCGATAtggatgcgatcgatcggttgaagGCGCTTGGCTATCCGGAACACCTCGTCATTCAGGCATACATAGCATGTGAACGCGACGAATACAAGGCGGCTGAATTTCTCGTCTCACAGAATTTGGAAGACGAAGATTAG
- the LOC125950838 gene encoding uncharacterized protein LOC125950838 yields the protein MWKCHKCGKPVFFAERKQSLGYDWHPECLRCEECGKRLNPGQHAEHKGVPYCHVPCYGALFGPQLFGHGTRVESHKSYGQPDKKKQPVLRSPAGPCIPRNHLESRLRSYNLFHTNKSLEIRSREVNGRLVLEGALRIYWGVQGMIHLKEDDDQRTVVTVRKRNSYRQSNSISLVDEKENIFPIADTSALLANKERTTTVTETNSSCNYTEPDSINDTTTISESISYDTLSLSSELVSIDSKPNSGESSKEASPCHGAKNKFITLPSKLSEVKQLTWDEFDDLLQVERRLDDSEKLYRTMPSPMPTRSADIESDREASFASESVTTDTITDYKTLTPNVADSGDSSGGSVTLATNDSRSAIDDGTGAAADVEIRTDISITSNEGDDNFRTPEATLRSHDFEAFKRQINRDFLDGTADLKTTDGTLKLNQPIDPARINDSLKLYNDGVMHHSLADEQIRIDNSPVGNAACSNGSNVRRENTAMDRSERYENISQQKAAIPSLSEAGSSDGGGTTGSEAFSTSPVNTDTDSWTADRGLLRSRSAGQQYSGNSFVDSDEDEKDTDESIGVDSETMKPSVRTSNSIQIQMDCYDELESSRWSNRQAGRECVVHSAELSVASTVSSEYSTKINDQAITDDGVVLRKPPKTGSTAIKRRSGNRRSRTKLKRRCSINGHFYNRETSFFTPPYGSQMNVWVSSLVSTQEVINLLLEKYKVESKAENFALFIVRDNGEQKKLREDDYPLVTRVVLGPHEDIARIFLMDGQQTPEISSEVAQFLNLSIPECRAILDRYHEEEYRELHRIRFKYAELRKRINQRMESLKVRL from the exons ATGTGGAAGTGTCATAAATGTGGCAAACCGGTCTTTTTCG CGGAACGTAAACAGTCGCTCGGTTACGATTGGCATCCGGAATGTTTGCGATGTGAAGAGTGTGGCAAGCGGCTAAATCCAGGCCAACACGCCGAG cATAAAGGTGTTCCTTATTGCCATGTGCCATGCTATGGAGCTCTCTTTGGTCCTCAGTTGTTCGGCCACGGTACACGCGTTGAATCTCACAAGAGCTATGGTCAacctgataaaaaaaaacagccagtTCTGCGCTCCCCAGCTGGGCCTTGTATACCACGAAATCATCTTGAATCAAGATTACGTAGCTACAACCTATTTCATACGAACAAAAGTCTGGAGATACGGAGTCGCGAGGTGAACGGCCGATTAGTGCTTGAAGGTGCGCTGCGCATCTACTGGGGCGTACAGGGTATGATCCACTTAAAAGAGGATGACGACCAGCGTACTGTCGTGACTGTGCGAAAGAGGAACTCTTATCGTCAGAGCAATTCTATATCATTGGTGgacgagaaagaaaacatatttccGATCGCAGATACGTCGGCACTGTTAGCTAACAAAGAACGAACAACGACGGTAACAGAGACAAACAGCTCATGTAATTATACTGAACCTGATAGTATCAACGATACAACGACCATCTCTGAGAGTATTTCTTACGATACGTTGAGCCTTTCTTCGGAATTAGTTTCAATCGATTCAAAGCCTAATTCGGGCGAATCCTCTAAGGAAGCGTCTCCATGTCACGGCGccaaaaacaaatttatcaCACTTCCCTCTAAGCTTTCCGAGGTTAAACAGCTCACATGGGATGAGTTCGATGATTTGTTGCAAGTGGAGCGGCGTTTAGATGATAGCGAAAAGCTGTATCGTACGATGCCGTCCCCAATGCCAACACGTAGCGCTGATATAGAATCTGATAGAGAGGCTAGTTTCGCGAGTGAAAGTGTAACTACCGATACTATCACAGactacaaaacattaacgccaaATGTGGCCGATTCCGGCGATAGCAGCGGTGGTTCCGTGACACTGGCAACAAACGACTCTCGGTCGGCAATTGATGATGGtactggggctgctgctgatgtagaAATCAGGACAGATATATCAATAACTTCCAATGAAGGAGATGACAACTTTCGGACGCCAGAAGCAACGCTACGGTCGCATGACTTCGAAGCTTTCAAAAGGCAGATTAACCGCGATTTTTTGGATGGCACGGCGGATTTGAAAACAACCGACGGTACATTAAAGCTCAATCAACCAATAGACCCAGCACGCATTAACGATTCCCTGAAGTTATACAACGATGGTGTAATGCATCACAGCCTGGCTGATGAACAAATCCGAATTGATAATTCTCCTGTTGGTAACGCAG CTTGTAGCAATGGGTCAAATGTCAGGAGAGAAAATACAGCTATGGACCGATCTGAACGATATGAAAATATATCACAACAAAAAGCTGCAATACCTTCGCTATCGGAGGCTGGATCATCCGATGGAGGTGGAACTACCGGTAGCGAGGCATTTAGTACCTCTCCTGTCAACACTGACACGGACTCATGGACCGCTGATCGCGGTTTATtgcgttctaggtctgctggACAGCAATATTCCGGCAACAGTTTCGTTGATAGTGACGAAGATGAAAAAGATACCGACGAATCCATTGGAGTTGATTCGGAAACGATGAAACCGTCTGTTCGCACATCCAATTCAATCCAGATTCAGATGGATTGTTACGACGAACTGGAAAGCTCAAGATGGTCAAATCGACAAGCAGGGCGTGAGTGTGTCGTTCACTCAGCCGAACTGTCCGTGGCATCAACAGTGTCGTCTGAGTACAGTACCAAGATCAATGACCAGGCCATTACCGATGACGGTGTTGTGTTGCGGAAACCGCCTAAAACAGGATCAACTGCGATCAAGCGCCGATCAGGCAACAGAAGATCCAGGACGAAATTGAAGCGTCGTTGCTCAATCAATGGTCACTTCTACAATCGAGAAACGTCATTCTTCACTCCTCCTTACGGTTCGCAAATGAATGTCTGGGTCTCCTCGTTGGTGAGCACTCAAGAG GTTATAAATCTACTATTGGAAAAGTATAAAGTGGAATCAAAAGCAGAAAATTTTGCATTGTTTATTGTGCGAGATAatggagaacaaaaaaagctTCGGGAAGATGATTATCCTCTTGTGACGCGAGTGGTACTTGGACCACATGAGGACATTGCTCGCATTTTTCTTATGGATGGGCAGCAAACGCCAGAAATAAG CAGCGAAGTGGCTCAGTTTTTGAATCTCTCCATACCAGAATGTAGAGCTATTCTCGATCGCTATCATGAAGAAGAGTACCGAGAATTGCACCGGATACGATTTAA GTATGCTGAGTTGCGGAAGCGTATTAATCAGCGAATGGAGTCATTGAAAGTTCGGTTGTAG